TACCCGCACCAAACAGCCATAAATCCAAGGCAGGAATGTTATTAAACAGCAAGACGCCAATGACCGTGACCACTGGGATCGTCAACGCAGGAATAAACAGCCGGTTACCGAGTCGTTTAGCGCTCACTTCACGCTCTTGCGGTGTCCGCTGATGGTAGCTACCGAGTTTTACGCCACCAAAGCCCGCAATCAGCGCCATCACGATCACCACGAGGCCGACAGTAATATGCAAGATGCGCTTCTCATCTGGCCCTTCGCCGCCCAATGCATTCGCTAAACGGTAAGTCCAGTCGCCCACCAAGAAAACCAGCCCGTACAGCCCCCAGAACAAACCTGTCGTGAAGCGGCGGGGGTTGGCTTTATCCCGAAATGACATCACCGCGACCATCAGTAAAACGACACCAGCTAGCCAGTATAAATATTGTTGTTGGAAGATCATTTGGCATCTCCCTTAGTGGCCAAGGCAGCGTCATTCAGTGCAGTGAGTTCAGCAGCGAGATGTTTATCCAAACGTTGCAGGCGATAAGCGTGAATCAAGAAAGCACAAATGGCTGTCGGTATCCCCCATAGTGCGATATGTAGCGGCTCGGTCTGAATGCCACCTGACTCCAGCATAAAGTTATGCATGAAGATAATGGCACCGAAAGCGACAAAGATATCTTCACCGAAGAACAGGCCAACGTTATCTGTTGCCGCAGACATCGCCCGCAGGCGATAGCGCACTTTTTCGGGCAACTCACCGTAACGGGTTTTCGCTGCCCCTTCTGCCATAGGAGCCAGCAATGGCCGTACCATTTGCGCGTGACCACCAAGGCTGGTTAAACCCAGCGCTGCCGTACCTTCGCGCACAAACAGATACACAATCAATAAGCGGCCAGAGGTGGCACTTTTAATGTGCGAAATCCACGCCTGAGCACGCTCTTTCAAGCCGTGCCGCTCCAGCAAACCGATCACAGCCAGAGGTAAGAGCAAAATCAGCGGTAGGTTACGGGTATTAAGAAAACCCTCACCCAGTTTTTCTAGGATAGTGGCGATGGGCATAAACGCTGCCAGACCCGTGATGATACCGGCAGAAATCACCACTAACACCGCGTTGATGCGCAGTAAAAAGCCAATAACAATTGCCGCGATACCGATCAGCGGCCACATATTTACCGTTTGTTCCAAGGTGACTCTCCTGTCATAAATAATTTTAATGTCATAAATGCAAAGGGGTAATACTCTGCCGCTCGGGCTCAGCGGTTATGATTGTGATTGCCCAACGATGATTGTAATTGCCAACAATGGCGTTTCTTTCACTTAACGACTACGCGACGACTTGCGCTTTACTGCGCAGAAACCAAAATATTTTCCTGCTGAAAACTGCTGCGTAAACGACGGGCAAAAGCCAAAGCATGAGCGCCATCGCCATGTACACAAACGGTATCAGCCTGTACAGCAACCCAAGTGCCATCACGGGCTTGAACCTGATGACGTTGCACCATGGCTAAGGTTTGTGACAACGCCATTTCGTCACTTTCAATCAACGCATCTGGCTGACTACGCGGGACTAAAGTGCCATCGGGTAGATAGCGTCGATCGGCGAACACTTCCTGCCGAGTCACTAACCCTGTCCGTTGACCTGCGCGGATTAATTCGCTGCCCGCCAGCCCAACGAGGCGTAATGATGAATCGACAGCTTTAACCGCCTGAGCAATGGCATCGGCCAGTAAGGGGTCAACCGCAGCTTGGTTGTACAACATGCCATGGGGTTTTACATGCTGCATCACGCCCCCTTCAGCCTTCACGATAGCCGCAAGGGCACCCAACTGATAAATCACTTGGGCATAAACCGTTTCGGGGGGAAGTTGCATGGCAGTGCGACCAAAATTCTCTCGGTCGGGAAAACTTGGGTGTGCACCAATAGCAACACCGTATTCGATGGCCCAACGCACTGATTGACGCATAGTTTGCGCGTCACCCGCATGGAAACCACAAGCGATATTGGCTGAACTCACCAACTGCAACAAGGCCTGATCATTGGTGCAGCCTTCCCCTAAATCCGCGTTTAAATCAATGTTCATTTGGCCTCCGTGGCATCGAAACCTTTCTGCAAACTCCACTCAACTTGTTGCAAGAAATGCTGTTGTTCTGATTTGGCACGCAGTGCATCTTCAGCGGTACAAGGGATAAAATGCACCGGTTCACCGAGTCGAATTTGGGCTAAATGGTAGAGATCGGCTTCGATCACACAGGCAATACGTGGGTAACCGCCCGTCGTTTGTGCATCTGCCATCAGTACAATCGGTTGGCCGTTATGCGGCACTTGTACCACGCCGGGCAATAAACCGTGAGATAGCATTTCACGCGAGGTCGTGCGAGATAACTCGCGGCCGGTCAGTCGATAACCCATCCGGTTACTTTGCGGGCTAAGTTGCCATGCTTCACGCCAGAAAGCCCCTTGCGACACATCGTCAAATTCATGATATTCCGGCCCGGGTACGGCTCGAACACGATTCCCAAATAGCAGTTGTTTGATGCCGACGGATTCACGTGGTAAACGAGTGGCTTTCCCTAATGGCAGCTTATCGCCTTCTTTGATCAGTCGTCCTTGATAACCGCCAAAACCCGCTTTAAGGTCTGTACTGCGCGACCCCAACATTTCGGGCACATCAATACCACCGGAAATAGCCAGATAACTGCGCATCCCACGGTGTGGCACACTGAGTTTTAACTGTTGCCCTGACTTCACCGGATAACGCCAGCCTGTCCATAACAACTGATCATCGAGCCTCGCATCACAACCGGCCCCCGTCAGAGCGATCCAACCTGATTGGGTAAACTCCGCCGTCAATTGGCCGAGTGTCACCTCCAGCCCTGCGGCATCTGCATCGTTCCCCACCAGCATGTTTGCCATCTGCATCGCAGGTAAATCCAGCGCTCCACCCTGACTGATCCCTAACCGACGAAAACCACCACGGCCACTGTCTTGTACCGTGGTGTAAATGCCTGCACGAATAATCTTCAGCATACGCCCTCCTTTAAAGGCAGAAAGCGCACATTATCCCCAGGTCGTAGCAGGGTTGGCGGCATCTCTAGCGGGTTAAATAACGCCAGTGAGGTACGGCCGATTAACTGCCAACCACCGGGCGTGGCCAACGGATAGATACCGGTCTGGCTACCACCAATACCTACCGAACCAGGGGCAACCACCAAACGTGGTTCGGCACGCCGCGGGGTCGTCAACTGTTCTGGCATACCGCCCAAATAGGAAAAGCCCGGCTGAAATCCTAGGAAATAGACGATGTAACTCGCCCCTGCGTGGCACTCAACCACCTGACGCTCGCTCATGCCGGTATGGCGCGCCACATCAGCCAGATCAGGACCCGCTTCGCCGCCATAAATCACTGGAATAGTGATATCACGAGACTCAGGGATTAATGATTCGCTCTCTTCCCACCAACGCTGGAGTTTTTCGATGGCATCCAGTGCGGTACTTTGCGGATCAGCCAGCAACAAGGTCAGATTGTTCATGCCGGGGATCGCCTCAAGGATATCGGGGTGATGAATAAGGCGATCAGCCAGCCCCCAAATCCGCTGCTGGCTCGTTAACGTTATCGGTGGTTCCAGTTCCAGAACCACCGCACTTTCTCCAAGTAAATAGCATCGTGCTCGTTGCACTCACGTCTCCCTGATCAATTTGTATTTTTGGTTTTCATTTTTATTTGGATAACTAACAGTTATAAGTACATATTTATGCGGTAGCACATAGCCGCTGTCAATAGAGGTGAATTTAGCGCTAGTGAGGAGTAGCCTTAGTTTATGAAGGGCTAATGGCACATAAGAATGAGGGTAGATGGAATGATAACAGCCATGCACCAATGAAAATCATCAGTGCATACTGCATAAATGCGGCAAATAATGGGTTACGCGGGGTTAGGAATATCGATAAAAATAACGTCGAGTTGATGCTCAGACGCTAACCATTCGCCCAACGCTTTGATACCGTAACGCTCAGTCGCATGATGCCCCGCAGCATAAAAATTCACCCCCATCTCACGGGCAATATGGATGGTTTGCTCAGAAACCTCGCCAGTGATAAAGGCATCCACGCCAAACTCAGCGGCTTGCTGAATAAAGCCCTGCCCACCACCACTACACCACGCAATACGTCGTATATCAGCCGGTGCATGATCGCCACAATGTAATACGTCACGGCCCAGCAATTTTTCCAGCCGCTCGCGCAGAATCACTGCATTTAGCGGGGTATCAAACTCGCCATAGGGCAAAAGGGGTTCAATTTCCCCTAATACCCGAATGCCCAGTAACTTTGCCAGTTGCGCGTTATTGCCCAATTCTGGGTGTGCATCCAGTGGCAAATGATAGCCATACAGATTAATGTCGTTAGTCAGTAACGTTTTTAGGCGGTTGCGTTTCATGCCGCGTACCACCACGGGTTCATTCTTCCAGAAGTATCCGTGATGGACCAAAATAGCATCGGCTTTCTGTTCCACGGCTGCGTCCAACAGTGCTTGGCTAGCCGTCACACCGGTCACAATACGTCGTACTTCTTGACGCCCCTCAACCTGTAACCCATTAGGGGCATAATCCTGAAAGGCTGCCGTATTAAGCTTGTCATTCAGTTGAGTTTCTAGTTCAGTATTACGCATGACGCCGATCCTTACATCTGGGTTATCGTATTGATATTTTAAAATAAAAAAATCGCATTATAGGGAGAAGGAAACCCCCCCTGCCATGATCAGTGAAAGAGCATGGCTAGAACTGCTGGCGATCCCCTTGCTCCATCAGAATAAAATTTACCCCCATATCATTACCAGCCTGCAACTCAGTGGCGATGGTTTGACGGACATCTTGCCCTTGCTGTAATGAGGGTTTTATATGGCTAATCACTACCGGCAATCCTTTTAATGGCTGCCCTTCACCACTGTATTTTTCTAAATTTTTCAATTCTTTCAGTAACCACTTTGGCGTCATATGGCCGTACAACTTGCTATCACTGGCAGCGTTAGGATAAGAGACTTCGATAATCATCCCTTTGAGTTGCTGCTGTTTGACCTTCTCTGCCAGCTTACGCCAGACAGTATCCAGATTTTTTGACTTCTCAATCTCATCTGGACCGGTATCACCAAAATAAGCGAACGCATTGTTATTGCTACTCACCAGTAGCATTGATGAGGGAGACTTATCATGGCTGAGTGGATACATTTCGCCTGTTAGTCGGGTCAGCCCCAAGCTCAGCGACTGAGCAGGTCGCACGAGTTGCATTCGGTATGTCCCTAAACGAGTCCCACTGCCACTGTCAGTGAAATTAGGCCAGACGCGCCAGTTAAAATAGTAGTTTCTCAGCACATCAATGGTATCAGCCGAGGCATAAATCGTTTTCTTACTGTCATCCGGTGAACCAATAATCAATCCAGAGACATGGTCAAGGTGGGCATGACTAATAAAGTAACTATTAATGCGTTGGCGGAAAATATAGCCCTGCCGCGTTAATGGCGCGGCCATTTCGTCGGTAATATCAGGGAAGCTGCCTTTCTCTAACGCTTTGGCGATACCCGGCAACACTGACCCGGCATCCAAGGCCAAATACAAGGGTTGGCTATCATCACGAATCAGATAAGAGGTCAAATTGCCATCAGTGACGCCCCCTTCTACGCCAAGTGCCACTACCTCAAAGCCTGCCGTCGCCAGCGAACTGAATAAACCAAAGGAGGCAACCAACCCCACGTTCAGAGCTTTTTTCGTCACATTATTGGCGCGTAACAGGGAATTACCCGAATAATTCATTAAAAACATGAAGGCTCCTTGTGGTTAGGGATCCTTGCTGCCATCCCGCTTAGCGGCGTCAAATGCCGCGAGTGTAGCCAATCTGGCCTGCTTATGATCCACCAGCGGTGGGGGATAATTGAGCTGTTGCTGCTGTTGTTGTGCCCAACGCCAAGGTTGGTGAATATCACTGTCTGGCACCGAGGCCAGTTCTGGCAACCAACGGCGAATAAACGTGCCGTCTTTATCAAAGCGCTCTCCTTGCGTGGTGGGATTAAAAATCCGAAAGTACGGCGCTGCATCCGTGCCGGTTGAGGCTGCCCATTGCCAGCCACCATTATTGGCCGCTAAATCGCCGTCCAACAATTGGGACATAAAATAGCGTTCGCCGAGTCGCCAATCGATAAGCAGATCTTTAACCAAGAAACTGGCACTGATCATGCGCAGACGGTTGTGCATCCAGCCAGTTTCATTCAGTTGCCGCATCGCGGCATCAACAATAGGATAACCCGTCTGCCCCTGTTGCCAGGCGATTAATTGCTGTTCTGAGTCATTCCATCTTACTGCATCAGTCCAGCCAATAAAGGGGTGGTGTTGGCATAAACGAGGATAGGCCACCAATAAATGGCGATAAAACTCACGCCAGATCAACTCATTAAGCCAAGTAAACGCGCCACTGTCGCTGTTTTCCAATAGGTCAGGGCATTCCGCTCTTAGACGGTTAAAACATTGGCGGGGCGAGAGTATTCCCAGTGCCAGATAAGGTGACAAGACACTGGTCCCCTCCACGGCGGGCAAATCTCGCTGCCGCAGATAATCCTGAACCTGCTCACGACAAAATCGACGTAGGCGCTGCAATGCAGCTTCTTCACCCGCTGGAAATAGTTGGTTATCAACCGGTTGCTGCGGGTAATCAAAGGGGGCGAGAGGTTGTGCCGTGAGGGTAGCTGCATTTTGACGCGCTTTAGGGGCGGGGACACAGCGGCAGTCACTCATCATCAAACGCTGAATAAAAGCGCGACGAAATGGGGTAAATATTTTGTACATCTCATTGTTGCCAGTCTGTACGCTCCCCGGCGGCAGTAGCACGCTGTCATGGAAACGGTGGCAAGCAATCGACAAACGATGAAGCTGTGTCATGAGCGCGTCATCTCGCCGCTGCTCGTTTAACTCATACTGTTGATTAAAAAATAGCGCATCGACCTGTTGCTGCTGGCAAAAATCGGCTAGCCAGTTTATCGAATCCTGAAAATCATCACATTGATGATAATGCAGCGCTATACCTCGTTCGGCGAGCGCGGTCTGTAAAAGTTGCAGATTTTGCCACAGGAATGTCGCTTGCCTTGGCGCCATATCATGAGCAGCCCATTGCGCAGGGGTCGCAATAAATACCGCCATTACGGTGGCTTGCGGATCCTGACAGGCAGCATGCAGGGCTAAATTATCCGTCACGCGTAAATCATGGCGAAACCAGACCAAATGCGTTGCCATACCTTATCCTTGAGGTGAATAAAACGTGAAGTAGTGCTGCCCCGATAAATACTCATTCGGGAACTCAGCCAGATAAGCCATTATCTGCGCGATTGGGGCACTCAAAGGTAATTCACCTAGCCGATATTGGTCGATAAGCTGCGCCAGCGCCTGACGTTGAGTTGAGCTGAGATAGGGCCGGAAATAGCCCTGTACATGCATTAACACATTAGTATGGTTCGCGGCGGTGGGTTGATGTGACAGCAAATGCAGTAGACGTTGGCGGTACTCGGTAGTGAACTCAATGAGCGACGGCCATTTATCCATTGCAGCAATAAAAGGGCCTATTTCTCGGTATTCTGGCTGCGAATGAGCCAGCAGCACCAATTTGTAGGCACTATGAAATGCCATCAGTCCCCCCCGAGTGATACCTGCCGCACACAAGGCATCTAATTCATCGCGCGCATGGCAATATTCACGGCTGTGTGCCACCTGATTGCTTTGTTGCATCCTCGCCTCCCTCTGCCTGATGTTTTTAACTTAACCCTAATCATCATAACAGCTATAACCGCTGTCGCCGAAGTACGAGGATATTGGGTGATTTCTTGACTTATCAGTGCAATAACGCGAGCAATAAAAAGCCCGCGAGCGTTAACTCACGGGCTAGCTGTTTGATTGTGCATTGACCACCGCAAAATGCGGGGTTTTAGCTATCAATAAAAATCTTGAGCGGCCATTTCAGACTGTGCCAACCAAACCGGTTTATCACTGGTTTTCGCCCAAACACGGTGCAGATAGCTATAAAAACGGGCACGGTCTTTACGGAAAATCATCACTGGCAATGCCAGTAACCCAGCCAAAATCACTGCGCAACGGCGCAGGAGAACTTGATGTAATGGGTATGCGTTGTACAGGGACATAACAATCCTCCTCTAAAAACGCCTTCGTGTAGTGGGTGGCCCGAGTGTTCGGTGAGCCAATTTACCCTGTGGCGCTGAAAGTAAAATAAGATAATTGGAAACTGGACAAAATTTTACCGCATTGGTTGAAAGTTTACCACTCATCCGACCACTTAATTTGCATAAAATCTGATAAAAAAAGCCACTTCTGTAATTTTGTTACAGCGAGGTTAATTTAAAAACAATCGTTCGTTACATCAGCGTTATCGGTTCTCTAGCAATCGACAAATTGAATGTCATCCGCCAATCAATACTCCATTAGCGGAGCAACATTGCTCTCCCATTTTGTCATCAGAATAATTTACACCCGATTTGTGATGCTTTTTTGACCGTTTTTATACTTTTTTTACACGCTTCCCCACTCTTTTATCAAGAACTTTTCACCCAACTTCCTAAGCTGCTGTTATCAGACAACTAGCCATCACATTGATGGGCTATCAAAAATATGGACTGCGGAGGTGTATGGTGAATTTTGGCATCATGGGTGGTGCGCTGCTGGTTCTACTGCTGCTCGGGTATTTGGTTTATGCCCTGTTTAATGCGGAGGACTTTTAAATGGCAGCGTCAGGATTTCTGCTTATCGCCAGTTTCATGCTGGTGCTCTTGGTGCTGTCCCGCCCATTGGGCAGTTTTTTAGCGCGAATCATTGAAGGCGAACCTTTTGCGCCGTTACAAAAAATTGAGGCTGGTTTATGGCGTTGTAGTGGCGTCAAAAATGAGGAAATGAATGGTTGGCAATATGCGCTAGCGATCCTCTGTTTTAACCTGTTGGGTATTGTCTTGCTTTTCGTGTTGTTGATGGCGCAAGGTACGTTGCCGCTAAACCCTGAAAATATGCCGGGTATGTCTTGGCATCTGGCCCTGAACACGGCGGTGAGTTTTGTCACTAATACCAACTGGCAAGCCTATAGCGGTGAAAATACACTCAGCTATTTAAGCCAAATGGCAGGGTTGACCGTACAAAACTTCCTCTCTGCGGCCACCGGTATCGCTGTCGCTTTCGCCCTCATCCGTGCCTTTGCTCGTCATTCGGCGACCACACTGGGTAATGCGTGGGTCGATTTAGTGCGTATCACCTTATATGTCTTATTGCCTATAGCGCTCATTATCGCACTGATCATGGTTAGTCAGGGCGTCTTGCAAAACCTGGAAGGCTACCAACACATCATCACATTAGAGGGGGTTAGCCAAACCTTACCGATGGGGCCAGTGGCATCGCAAGAAGCCATCAAGATGCTGGGCACTAACGGGGGCGGCTTCTTTGGCGCCAACTCGGCACATCCGTTTGAAAACCCAACCGCATTGACTAACTATGTGCAAATGCTCGCCATCTTCCTGATCCCCTGCGCCCTGTGTTTTGCTTTCGGGCAGGTGGTGGGCGATAGCCGCCAAGGCCATGCGCTTATCTGGGCCATGTCGCTTATCTTCATCGTCGCGGTCGTGGTGGTGATGTACGCAGAATCAGCCGGTAACCCGCATTTAATGCAGTTCGGTGCTAATAGCAATATCAATATGGAAGGTAAAGAATCCCGATTCGGCATCCTCTCCAGCAGTATGTATGCCGTGGTGACGACCGCCGCCTCTTGTGGTGCAGTCAATGCGATGCATGACTCCTTTACTGCGCTGGGTGGCATGGTGCCGATGTGGCTGATGCAAATTGGGGAAGTGGTATTCGGCGGTGTCGGTTCGGGTTTGTACGGCATGCTGCTGTTTGTGCTGCTGACGGTCTTTATTGCCGGATTGATGATTGGCCGTACGCCTGAGTATCTCGGCAAAAAAATTGACGTCTTCGACATGAAGATGACTGCGCTGGCCATTCTGGTCACCCCAACAGTCGTGTTGCTTGGCACCGCGCTGGCACTCTGCACCGATGCGGGCCGTGCTGGCATTCTCAACCCCGGCGCACACGGATTTAGCGAAGTGCTCTATGCCCTATCCTCTGCGGCAAACAACAACGGTAGCGCCTTTGCTGGCCTAAGTGTCAACACACCGTTTTATAACCTGCTGCTCGCCGTCGCGATGTTCTTGGGCCGATTCGGCGTCATTCTGCCGGTGTTAGCGATTGCCAGCTCATTGGTCACGAAGAAACGGCAACCCGCGGGTAATGGCACCCTGCCCACCTTTGGGCCGCTGTTTATCGGTTTGTTAGTTGGAACCGTGTTATTGGTCGGCGCATTGACCTTTATCCCAGCACTGGCCCTCGGCCCTGTCGCTGAGCACCTGCAAATCTGGTTACCTCGTTGATGACTCTACCCGCTGTCATTGACGTTGTAGGCCGCACGCTAGCCCTGTGGTTCTAGGTACTAACGGTATCGCTAAGAGAGAAGAATGATGACTCACAAACAACGCGCGATTTTTGAACCGGCACTGGTTCGCACAGCGCTGATTGATGCCATAAAGAAACTGGACCCGCGCGTCCAGTGGCGTAATCCAGTGATGTTCGTGGTGTATTTGGGCAGTTGGCTGACGACACTTATCTGGCTGGCCATCTTAAGTGGGCAAACTACCGGTAGCGCCAGTTTTACCGGCAGCGTCGCTTTGTGGCTATGGTTTACCGTGCTGTTTGCCAATATGGCGGAAGCCTTAGCGGAAGGGCGCAGTAAAGCACAAGCTGAAAGTCTACGCGGGGTGAAAAAAACCAGCTGGGCTAAAAAGTTGTCCGCCGCCCGTATGGACGCGCCACAGGAAAGCGTCTCAGCCGACAGCTTGCGTAAAGGTGATTTAGTGCTGATCGAGGCCGGTGATACCGTGCCATGCGACGGTGAAGTGCTGGAAGGTGGTGCTTCAGTCGATGAAAGCGCTATTACCGGTGAATCCGCACCGGTTATCCGCGAATCTGGTGGCGATTTCTCTTCGGTGACAGGGGGGACTCGCGTGCTATCGGATTGGCTGGTGGTGCAGTGCAGCGTCAACCCAGGTGAAACCTTCCTCGATCGAATGATTGCCATGGTTGAAGGCGCAAAACGGCGTAAAACGCCTAACGAAGTGGCACTGACCATCTTGCTGGTGGCACTGACGATTGTCTTTTTACTGGCGACGGCGACCCTGTATCCGTTCTCCGTATTCAGCGTTGAAGCCAATCATGCCGGTGATCCGGTAACTATTACGGTTTTGGTGGCGCTACTGGTTTGCCTGATCCCGACCACGATTGGTGGCTTGTTGTCCGCCATTGGGGTGGCGGGTATGAGCCGCATGCTGGGGGCCAATGTGATCGCCACCAGCGGTCGCGCTGTAGAAGCCGCCGGTGATGTGGATGTGTTGCTGCTGGATAAAACCGGCACCATCACACTGGGTAACCGTCAAGCCTCTGAGTTTTTACCGGCACCGGGTGTGACCGAACAACAACTGGCAGATGCAGCGCAACTCTCTTCACTGGCCGATGAAACGCCCGAAGGCCGCAGCATTGTCGTATTGGCGAAACAACGCTTTAACTTGCGTGAACGTGATTTGCACAACTTAAACGCCACCTTTGTGCCCTTCTCGGCGCAAACACGGATGAGCGGCGTCAATGTGCAGGACAGGATGATCCGCAAAGGCGCGGTCGATGCCATTCGTCGCCATGTAGAATCCAATGATGGCCACTTCCCACGCGCTGTCGATGATGCGGTAGAAAGTGTTGCTCGCACAGGCGGCAC
The window above is part of the Yersinia massiliensis genome. Proteins encoded here:
- a CDS encoding DUF969 domain-containing protein; the encoded protein is MEQTVNMWPLIGIAAIVIGFLLRINAVLVVISAGIITGLAAFMPIATILEKLGEGFLNTRNLPLILLLPLAVIGLLERHGLKERAQAWISHIKSATSGRLLIVYLFVREGTAALGLTSLGGHAQMVRPLLAPMAEGAAKTRYGELPEKVRYRLRAMSAATDNVGLFFGEDIFVAFGAIIFMHNFMLESGGIQTEPLHIALWGIPTAICAFLIHAYRLQRLDKHLAAELTALNDAALATKGDAK
- the pxpA gene encoding 5-oxoprolinase subunit PxpA; its protein translation is MNIDLNADLGEGCTNDQALLQLVSSANIACGFHAGDAQTMRQSVRWAIEYGVAIGAHPSFPDRENFGRTAMQLPPETVYAQVIYQLGALAAIVKAEGGVMQHVKPHGMLYNQAAVDPLLADAIAQAVKAVDSSLRLVGLAGSELIRAGQRTGLVTRQEVFADRRYLPDGTLVPRSQPDALIESDEMALSQTLAMVQRHQVQARDGTWVAVQADTVCVHGDGAHALAFARRLRSSFQQENILVSAQ
- the pxpC gene encoding 5-oxoprolinase subunit PxpC gives rise to the protein MLKIIRAGIYTTVQDSGRGGFRRLGISQGGALDLPAMQMANMLVGNDADAAGLEVTLGQLTAEFTQSGWIALTGAGCDARLDDQLLWTGWRYPVKSGQQLKLSVPHRGMRSYLAISGGIDVPEMLGSRSTDLKAGFGGYQGRLIKEGDKLPLGKATRLPRESVGIKQLLFGNRVRAVPGPEYHEFDDVSQGAFWREAWQLSPQSNRMGYRLTGRELSRTTSREMLSHGLLPGVVQVPHNGQPIVLMADAQTTGGYPRIACVIEADLYHLAQIRLGEPVHFIPCTAEDALRAKSEQQHFLQQVEWSLQKGFDATEAK
- the pxpB gene encoding 5-oxoprolinase subunit PxpB gives rise to the protein MQRARCYLLGESAVVLELEPPITLTSQQRIWGLADRLIHHPDILEAIPGMNNLTLLLADPQSTALDAIEKLQRWWEESESLIPESRDITIPVIYGGEAGPDLADVARHTGMSERQVVECHAGASYIVYFLGFQPGFSYLGGMPEQLTTPRRAEPRLVVAPGSVGIGGSQTGIYPLATPGGWQLIGRTSLALFNPLEMPPTLLRPGDNVRFLPLKEGVC
- a CDS encoding type 2 GTP cyclohydrolase I, with amino-acid sequence MRNTELETQLNDKLNTAAFQDYAPNGLQVEGRQEVRRIVTGVTASQALLDAAVEQKADAILVHHGYFWKNEPVVVRGMKRNRLKTLLTNDINLYGYHLPLDAHPELGNNAQLAKLLGIRVLGEIEPLLPYGEFDTPLNAVILRERLEKLLGRDVLHCGDHAPADIRRIAWCSGGGQGFIQQAAEFGVDAFITGEVSEQTIHIAREMGVNFYAAGHHATERYGIKALGEWLASEHQLDVIFIDIPNPA
- a CDS encoding MBL fold metallo-hydrolase, producing MNYSGNSLLRANNVTKKALNVGLVASFGLFSSLATAGFEVVALGVEGGVTDGNLTSYLIRDDSQPLYLALDAGSVLPGIAKALEKGSFPDITDEMAAPLTRQGYIFRQRINSYFISHAHLDHVSGLIIGSPDDSKKTIYASADTIDVLRNYYFNWRVWPNFTDSGSGTRLGTYRMQLVRPAQSLSLGLTRLTGEMYPLSHDKSPSSMLLVSSNNNAFAYFGDTGPDEIEKSKNLDTVWRKLAEKVKQQQLKGMIIEVSYPNAASDSKLYGHMTPKWLLKELKNLEKYSGEGQPLKGLPVVISHIKPSLQQGQDVRQTIATELQAGNDMGVNFILMEQGDRQQF
- the phrB gene encoding deoxyribodipyrimidine photo-lyase translates to MATHLVWFRHDLRVTDNLALHAACQDPQATVMAVFIATPAQWAAHDMAPRQATFLWQNLQLLQTALAERGIALHYHQCDDFQDSINWLADFCQQQQVDALFFNQQYELNEQRRDDALMTQLHRLSIACHRFHDSVLLPPGSVQTGNNEMYKIFTPFRRAFIQRLMMSDCRCVPAPKARQNAATLTAQPLAPFDYPQQPVDNQLFPAGEEAALQRLRRFCREQVQDYLRQRDLPAVEGTSVLSPYLALGILSPRQCFNRLRAECPDLLENSDSGAFTWLNELIWREFYRHLLVAYPRLCQHHPFIGWTDAVRWNDSEQQLIAWQQGQTGYPIVDAAMRQLNETGWMHNRLRMISASFLVKDLLIDWRLGERYFMSQLLDGDLAANNGGWQWAASTGTDAAPYFRIFNPTTQGERFDKDGTFIRRWLPELASVPDSDIHQPWRWAQQQQQQLNYPPPLVDHKQARLATLAAFDAAKRDGSKDP
- a CDS encoding YbgA family protein, with translation MQQSNQVAHSREYCHARDELDALCAAGITRGGLMAFHSAYKLVLLAHSQPEYREIGPFIAAMDKWPSLIEFTTEYRQRLLHLLSHQPTAANHTNVLMHVQGYFRPYLSSTQRQALAQLIDQYRLGELPLSAPIAQIMAYLAEFPNEYLSGQHYFTFYSPQG
- a CDS encoding YbfA family protein, translated to MSLYNAYPLHQVLLRRCAVILAGLLALPVMIFRKDRARFYSYLHRVWAKTSDKPVWLAQSEMAAQDFY
- a CDS encoding K(+)-transporting ATPase subunit F, translated to MVNFGIMGGALLVLLLLGYLVYALFNAEDF
- the kdpA gene encoding potassium-transporting ATPase subunit KdpA, which produces MAASGFLLIASFMLVLLVLSRPLGSFLARIIEGEPFAPLQKIEAGLWRCSGVKNEEMNGWQYALAILCFNLLGIVLLFVLLMAQGTLPLNPENMPGMSWHLALNTAVSFVTNTNWQAYSGENTLSYLSQMAGLTVQNFLSAATGIAVAFALIRAFARHSATTLGNAWVDLVRITLYVLLPIALIIALIMVSQGVLQNLEGYQHIITLEGVSQTLPMGPVASQEAIKMLGTNGGGFFGANSAHPFENPTALTNYVQMLAIFLIPCALCFAFGQVVGDSRQGHALIWAMSLIFIVAVVVVMYAESAGNPHLMQFGANSNINMEGKESRFGILSSSMYAVVTTAASCGAVNAMHDSFTALGGMVPMWLMQIGEVVFGGVGSGLYGMLLFVLLTVFIAGLMIGRTPEYLGKKIDVFDMKMTALAILVTPTVVLLGTALALCTDAGRAGILNPGAHGFSEVLYALSSAANNNGSAFAGLSVNTPFYNLLLAVAMFLGRFGVILPVLAIASSLVTKKRQPAGNGTLPTFGPLFIGLLVGTVLLVGALTFIPALALGPVAEHLQIWLPR